From a region of the bacterium genome:
- a CDS encoding 1-acyl-sn-glycerol-3-phosphate acyltransferase produces MYRFLLVTLVHIFVMPPLALFGTLVMLVAPRTEMVPRVARAWSRVALRAAGVRVTIHGRERIEATRPAVVVMNHTSAIDIYVACGYLPIPFRMVAKEQLFRIPIFGWALRVAGFVPLERSGGRADLRRLKGIRWDKRRRAVICFFPEGTRSRDGRLARFKRGAFAVALRERLPVLPVAIVGACKIQAARGWRIAPGEVEVRALPPLDGAVSGDADRDALCDAARALILEALPDDQRPAAELRP; encoded by the coding sequence ATGTACCGCTTTCTGCTGGTGACGCTCGTCCACATCTTCGTGATGCCCCCGCTCGCCCTGTTCGGGACGCTGGTCATGCTCGTCGCGCCGCGCACCGAGATGGTCCCGCGCGTCGCGAGGGCTTGGTCCCGCGTCGCGCTCCGCGCCGCCGGGGTCCGCGTCACGATCCACGGCCGCGAGCGGATCGAGGCGACCCGCCCGGCCGTCGTCGTGATGAACCACACCTCGGCGATCGACATCTACGTCGCCTGCGGCTACCTGCCGATTCCGTTCCGCATGGTCGCCAAAGAGCAGCTCTTCCGCATTCCGATCTTCGGCTGGGCGCTGCGCGTGGCCGGCTTCGTGCCGCTGGAACGGTCGGGCGGCCGGGCCGACCTCCGCCGCCTCAAGGGGATCCGCTGGGACAAGCGGCGCCGCGCGGTGATCTGCTTCTTCCCCGAAGGGACGCGCAGCCGCGACGGCCGCCTCGCCCGCTTCAAGCGGGGCGCCTTCGCCGTGGCGCTGCGCGAGCGGCTGCCGGTGCTGCCGGTCGCGATCGTCGGCGCGTGCAAGATCCAGGCGGCGCGCGGCTGGCGGATCGCGCCCGGCGAGGTCGAGGTCCGCGCGCTTCCGCCGCTCGACGGCGCGGTCTCCGGCGACGCGGACCGCGACGCGCTCTGCGACGCGGCCCGCGCGCTGATTCTCGAGGCGCTCCCCGACGACCAGCGTCCCGCGGCCGAACTCCGGCCATGA
- a CDS encoding HDIG domain-containing protein, which yields MTFEEATGRLAARAARDPLLAPLARAARDRGWRVWLVGGFVRDLLLGRTRAGRDVDLVVGEPRREILAWLAERSGHAPVTFAKRVVDHRMAIAGRELDAVELDERPLALELARRDFKANAVAFDLAAAALEDPLGGVADLAAGALDPPRDDAFVDDPLRLLRGPRIAAEIPALALTPRARALAARDAALLAGAAPERVVAEIDRMLLAPRPSRAVAELDALGLAEVVLPEIAAARGVAQNRHHHLDVWGHTLAALAAADRPRLLGRGVVPPERLPAGERLATLRWALLLHDLGKPATRAVRPNGEASFFRHEVVGAEIAERIAKRLCFGRARAAALTTLVRLHLRLVVPTEGLLSRRALGRIAREAGDAAEPLALHALADQAASRGVGHRAVRAALRETCRRFLAVRDELAAARAAGPLVDGRAVMRALGVAEGPEVGAALREIEELRLAGRLKTADDALAYLAARRR from the coding sequence ATGACCTTCGAAGAGGCGACGGGCCGGCTCGCCGCGCGCGCCGCGCGCGACCCGCTGCTCGCCCCGCTCGCCCGCGCCGCGCGCGACCGCGGCTGGCGCGTCTGGCTGGTCGGCGGTTTCGTGCGGGACCTGCTGCTCGGCCGGACCCGCGCCGGCCGCGACGTCGATCTCGTCGTCGGCGAGCCGCGGCGCGAGATCCTCGCCTGGCTCGCCGAGCGTTCCGGACACGCGCCGGTGACGTTCGCCAAGCGGGTCGTGGACCACCGGATGGCGATCGCCGGGCGGGAGCTCGACGCGGTCGAGTTGGACGAGCGGCCGCTCGCCCTTGAACTCGCGCGGCGCGACTTCAAGGCCAACGCCGTCGCCTTCGACCTCGCCGCCGCGGCGCTCGAGGATCCTCTCGGCGGCGTGGCCGACCTCGCCGCCGGGGCGCTCGACCCGCCGCGCGACGACGCCTTCGTCGACGATCCGCTGCGGCTGCTGCGCGGCCCGCGGATCGCGGCGGAGATCCCCGCCCTCGCCCTCACCCCGCGCGCCCGCGCCCTCGCCGCGCGCGACGCGGCGCTCCTCGCCGGCGCGGCGCCGGAGCGGGTCGTCGCCGAGATCGACCGGATGCTGCTCGCGCCGCGCCCCTCGCGCGCGGTCGCGGAACTGGACGCGCTGGGCCTCGCGGAGGTCGTCCTGCCGGAGATCGCCGCGGCGCGCGGCGTCGCGCAGAACCGCCACCATCACCTCGACGTCTGGGGCCACACGCTCGCGGCGCTCGCCGCAGCCGACCGCCCGCGGCTGCTGGGGCGCGGCGTCGTCCCGCCGGAGCGCCTTCCGGCGGGCGAGCGGCTGGCGACGCTGCGCTGGGCGCTGCTGCTGCACGACCTCGGCAAGCCGGCGACGCGCGCCGTCCGTCCGAACGGCGAAGCGTCGTTCTTCCGCCACGAAGTGGTCGGCGCGGAGATCGCGGAACGGATCGCGAAGCGGCTCTGCTTCGGCCGCGCCCGCGCCGCGGCGCTGACGACGCTCGTCCGCCTGCATCTGCGGCTCGTCGTGCCGACCGAAGGACTTCTCTCCCGCCGCGCCCTCGGGCGGATCGCGCGGGAGGCGGGGGACGCGGCGGAGCCGCTCGCGCTGCACGCCCTCGCCGACCAGGCGGCGAGCCGCGGCGTCGGCCACCGCGCGGTGCGCGCCGCGCTGCGCGAGACCTGCCGCCGCTTCCTCGCCGTGCGCGACGAGTTGGCCGCGGCGCGCGCCGCCGGTCCGCTCGTGGACGGCCGCGCGGTGATGCGCGCGCTCGGCGTCGCCGAAGGGCCGGAAGTCGGGGCCGCGCTGCGGGAAATCGAGGAGCTGCGCCTCGCCGGACGGCTGAAGACGGCGGACGACGCGCTCGCCTATCTCGCCGCGCGACGCCGCTGA